A section of the Oryzias melastigma strain HK-1 linkage group LG14, ASM292280v2, whole genome shotgun sequence genome encodes:
- the tmigd1 gene encoding transmembrane and immunoglobulin domain-containing protein 1 — MKYFFRVPLHLLLLLASQTCDGVMIKSTPPVNAEGFIRASPDDTVSLICEIPDINLKEEELKWQRNGAAVSLNDQNKKTGSALCITPVIPEDHAATFTCSLAKNSTDSASVTLEVLYPPQLSGSENITIEEQEDLVLVCDMKANPLITYVTWTLNESTVDLIAGGFTVTNDGRTSRLQVNNVEQSLHDGVYQCNASSSAFPNKTKTFYVNVTDRTIKFPLVPLIAGVVVVFVTSILAVVSRWRKIVKCCKK, encoded by the exons ATGAAGTACTTTTTTAGAGTTCCTCTGCATCTTTTGCTTCTCCTTGCATCCCAAACATGCG ACGGTGTAATGATCAAGTCCACTCCACCAGTCAATGCTGAGGGTTTCATTCGGGCAAGTCCTGACGATACGGTGTCGCTAATTTGTGAGATTCCTGACATCAATCTGAAGGAAGAGGAGCTGAAGTGGCAGAGGAACGGCGCGGCAGTCAGCCTGAATGACCAAAACAAGAAAACCGGCAGCGCTCTGTGCATCACACCCGTCATCCCTGAAGATCATGCAGCCACTTTCACCTGCTCTTTGGCAAAAAACTCAACAGATTCAGCCTCAGTCACCCTGGAAGTCTTAT ATCCTCCACAGCTCTCTGGATCCGAGAACATTACCATAGAAGAACAGGAAGACCTGGTCCTAGTGTGTGACATGAAGGCCAATCCACTGATCACATACGTGACGTGGACACTGAATGAGAGCACGGTAGATCTAATAGCAGGTGGTTTCACTGTAACCAATGATGGCCGGACCAGCAGGCTGCAGGTCAACAACGTGGAGCAGAGTTTGCATGATGGAGTCTATCAGTGCAATGCCTCCTCCTCCGCGTTTCCAAACAAAACTAAGACCTTTTATGTCAATGTGACAG ACAGGACCATAAAGTTTCCGTTGGTGCCTTTGATAGCCGGAGTCGTGGTCGTCTTTGTGACTTCAATTCTCGCCGTAGTCTCACGGTGGAGGAAAATAGTAAAG TGTTGcaagaaataa
- the LOC112142460 gene encoding uncharacterized protein LOC112142460 isoform X2: MTSPCVHSIEGRYCAAAKFKQERRSPASSDNKPVHRVLLPGAAVMDGVGRAVVGVWRAHTVLDESDDAENSPEAPDRFRKLRSSSSLNSLRMSLRKRLPLRSVQTNSLPENPTWESLKDQPKPNPVLKLTRSARNSFTGMYQRLQKTREFSREECLVATPGQGGENACSSNYCTPSRTPGRAATPRRTPRSAATPRRTPTSKGGKTPEGSIRGVKTGGGRRQLVRMAALRSPYASPNTQNQRIKFDQDLESVSNGLSRLQRLSKAFDGIVGKQDRQLKCPLIME, from the exons ATGACGTCACCGTGCGTGCATTCCATAGAGGGACGGTACTGCGCCGCCGCCAAATTCAAACAGGAAAGAAGAAGCCCTGCTAGCAGCGACAACAAGCCAGTTCACCGCGTGTTATTACCAG GTGCAGCAGTGATGGATGGAGTTGGCAGAGCTGTGGTTGGAGTCTGGCGAGCACACACAGTCCTAGATGAATCAGACGATGCAGAAAATTCCCCAGAAGCCCCTGATCGTTTCCGCAAACTTCGCTCTTCGTCTTCCCTAAACTCACTGCGAATGTCTTTGCGCAAACGCCTCCCGCTCCGCTCGGTCCAGACCAACTCTCTACCTGAGAATCCAACTTGGGAATCCTTGAAGGATCAGCCCAAACCCAATCCAGTCCTCAAACTTACTCGCAGTGCCAGAAACTCCTTTACAGGAATGTACCAG AGGTTGCAGAAGACGAGAGAGTTTTCTCGTGAGGAGTGTTTGGTTGCAACACCGGGTCAGGGAGGAGAAAATGCTTGTTCTTCCAATTATTGTACTCCAAGCCGTACTCCTGGGCGAGCCGCAACACCCAGGCGAACGCCCAGATCTGCAGCCACTCCCAGGCGGACCCCAACCTCTAAAGGCGGAAAAACTCCAGAGGGATCCATTCGTGGAGTAAAAACAGGAGGAGGCAGGAGGCAACTGGTCCGAATGGCTGCTTTACGAAGTCCTTATGCTTCACCCAACACACAGAACCAGAGAAT AAAATTTGATCAAGATTTAGAATCAGTCTCTAATGGACTTAGCAGACTCCAACGTCTGTCTAAAGCCTTTGATGGCATCGTGGGAAAACAAGACAG GCAGTTGAAGTGTCCCCTAATTATGGAGTAG
- the LOC112142460 gene encoding uncharacterized protein LOC112142460 isoform X1 — protein MTSPCVHSIEGRYCAAAKFKQERRSPASSDNKPVHRVLLPGAAVMDGVGRAVVGVWRAHTVLDESDDAENSPEAPDRFRKLRSSSSLNSLRMSLRKRLPLRSVQTNSLPENPTWESLKDQPKPNPVLKLTRSARNSFTGMYQRLQKTREFSREECLVATPGQGGENACSSNYCTPSRTPGRAATPRRTPRSAATPRRTPTSKGGKTPEGSIRGVKTGGGRRQLVRMAALRSPYASPNTQNQRIKFDQDLESVSNGLSRLQRLSKAFDGIVGKQDRAAPKKCSGGAVMRKLDPRGKLSCSNVSRRASNLSNSVGSWAQTAVNTIRKPI, from the exons ATGACGTCACCGTGCGTGCATTCCATAGAGGGACGGTACTGCGCCGCCGCCAAATTCAAACAGGAAAGAAGAAGCCCTGCTAGCAGCGACAACAAGCCAGTTCACCGCGTGTTATTACCAG GTGCAGCAGTGATGGATGGAGTTGGCAGAGCTGTGGTTGGAGTCTGGCGAGCACACACAGTCCTAGATGAATCAGACGATGCAGAAAATTCCCCAGAAGCCCCTGATCGTTTCCGCAAACTTCGCTCTTCGTCTTCCCTAAACTCACTGCGAATGTCTTTGCGCAAACGCCTCCCGCTCCGCTCGGTCCAGACCAACTCTCTACCTGAGAATCCAACTTGGGAATCCTTGAAGGATCAGCCCAAACCCAATCCAGTCCTCAAACTTACTCGCAGTGCCAGAAACTCCTTTACAGGAATGTACCAG AGGTTGCAGAAGACGAGAGAGTTTTCTCGTGAGGAGTGTTTGGTTGCAACACCGGGTCAGGGAGGAGAAAATGCTTGTTCTTCCAATTATTGTACTCCAAGCCGTACTCCTGGGCGAGCCGCAACACCCAGGCGAACGCCCAGATCTGCAGCCACTCCCAGGCGGACCCCAACCTCTAAAGGCGGAAAAACTCCAGAGGGATCCATTCGTGGAGTAAAAACAGGAGGAGGCAGGAGGCAACTGGTCCGAATGGCTGCTTTACGAAGTCCTTATGCTTCACCCAACACACAGAACCAGAGAAT AAAATTTGATCAAGATTTAGAATCAGTCTCTAATGGACTTAGCAGACTCCAACGTCTGTCTAAAGCCTTTGATGGCATCGTGGGAAAACAAGACAG AGCCGCTCCGAAGAAATGCTCCGGAGGCGCCGTGATGAGGAAGTTGGACCCCAGAGGGAAACTCAGCTGCTCCAACGTCTCGCGCCGAGCCTCAAACCTCTCGAACTCCGTGGGAAGCTGGGCTCAAACAGCCGTAAACACGATTCGCAAACCCATCTGA
- the cct8 gene encoding T-complex protein 1 subunit theta isoform X2, producing the protein MALHVPKAPGFAQMLKDGAKHFSGLEEAVFRNIRACKELSQTTRTAYGPNGMNKMVINHLEKLFVTNDAATILRELEVQHPAAKMIVMASHMQEQEVGDGTNFVLVFAGALLEVAEELLRMGLSVSEVIEGYEKACKKALEILPDCVCSSAKNLRDVNEAASYIRTAVMSKQYGNEDFFANLIAQACVSIFPESGSFNVDNVRVCKILGCGVTASSMLHGMVFKKEAEGDVTSVKDAKIAVFSCPFDCMVTETKGTVLINNAQELLNFSKGEEDLMESQVKGIKEAGATVVVTGGKVADMALHYANKYKLMVVRLNSKWDLRRLCKTVGAVALPRITAPTPDEMGHCDNVYLTEVGDTQVVVFKHEKEDGAISTVVIRGSTDNLMDDIERAVDDGVNTFKVLVRDKRLVPGGGATEIELAKQITSYGESCPGLEQYSIKKFADAFEALPRALAENSGVKGNELISKLYAAHHEGSKNTGFDIEGEGPAVKDMLKAGILEPYLVKHWGIRMATNAAITVLRVDQIIMAKPAGGPKPPEGKKNFDEDD; encoded by the exons ATGGCCCTTCACGTCCCCAAGGCTCCGGGCTTTGCCCAAATGTTAAAAGATGGTGCAAAG CACTTCTCAGGTCTTGAAGAGGCAGTGTTCCGCAACATCAGAGCATGTAAGGAGCTTTCTCAAACCACTCGCACCGCCTATGGACCTAACG GTATGAACAAAATGGTAATCAACCACTTGGAAAAGCTGTTTGTCACCAATGATGCTGCAACCATCCTCCGCGAGCTCGAG GTGCAACACCCAGCAGCCAAAATGATCGTGATGGCTTCGCACATGCAAGAGCAGGAAGTGGGAGATGGAACCAACTTCGTCCTGGTGTTTGCTGGGGCTCTACTGGAGGTGGCTGAGGAGCTCCTCAGAATGGGATTATCTGTATCAGAG gTGATTGAAGGCTATGAGAAGGCCTGCAAGAAAGCCCTGGAGATCCTGCCGGACTGCGTTTGCTCATCAGCCAAGAACCTCCGCGATGTCAACGAGGCGGCTTCCTACATCCGCACCGCCGTCATGAGCAAACAGTACGGCAACGAGGACTTTTTTGCCAACCTTATCGCTCAAGCATGCG TTTCCATTTTCCCAGAGTCCGGCAGTTTCAATGTTGATAACGTCAGAGTATGCAAAATCTTG GGTTGTGGGGTGACTGCATCATCCATGCTGCACGGAATGGTCTTTAAGAAGGAGGCAGAAGGAGACGTCACATCTGTTAAGGACGCCAAAATCGCTGTGTTTTCCTGCCCGTTTGACTGCATGGTGACAGAAACAAAG GGAACAGTGTTGATAAATAACGCACAGGAGCTCCTGAACTTCAGTAAGGGAGAGGAGGACCTGATGGAGTCTCAGGTCAAAGGCATCAAGGAAGCCGGCGCCACCGTGGTGGTAACGGGAGGCAAAGTGGCCGACATGGCGCTCCACTACGCCAACAAGTACAAGCTGATGGTGGTCAG GCTGAACAGCAAGTGGGACCTCCGGAGGTTATGCAAGACTGTGGGCGCTGTCGCTCTGCCCAGAATA ACCGCTCCCACCCCAGATGAAATGGGCCACTGTGATAACGTGTACTTGACAGAAGTGGGAGACACTCAGGTGGTGGTTTTCAAACACG aaaaagaagatgGAGCCATTTCAACAGTGGTGATCCGAGGCTCCACTGATAACCTGATGGATGACATTGAGAGAGCTGTCGACGATGGAGTCAACACCTTCAAGGTTCTGGTCAGG GACAAACGGCTGGTCCCTGGGGGAGGAGCCACAGAGATTGAGCTGGCCAAGCAGATCACCTCATATGGAGAG TCCTGCCCTGGTCTGGAGCAGTATTCTATCAAAAAGTTTGCCGATGCCTTCGAGGCGCTGCCCCGCGCTCTGGCCGAGAACTCCGGGGTCAAAGGaaatgagctcatttctaaaCTGTACGCTGCTCATCACGAGGGGAGCAAAAACACAGGCTTCGACATAGAG GGAGAGGGCCCTGCAGTGAAGGACATGCTGAAAGCTGGCATCCTGGAGCCATACCTGGTCAAACACTGGGGCATCAGGATGGCCACCAATGCTGCTATCACAGTGCTGAGAGTGGATCAG atcATCATGGCCAAACCAGCAGGGGGCCCCAAACCTCCAGAGGGCAAGAAGAACTTTGATGAAGAtgactga
- the cct8 gene encoding T-complex protein 1 subunit theta isoform X1, producing the protein MALHVPKAPGFAQMLKDGAKHFSGLEEAVFRNIRACKELSQTTRTAYGPNGMNKMVINHLEKLFVTNDAATILRELEVQHPAAKMIVMASHMQEQEVGDGTNFVLVFAGALLEVAEELLRMGLSVSEVIEGYEKACKKALEILPDCVCSSAKNLRDVNEAASYIRTAVMSKQYGNEDFFANLIAQACVSIFPESGSFNVDNVRVCKILGCGVTASSMLHGMVFKKEAEGDVTSVKDAKIAVFSCPFDCMVTETKGTVLINNAQELLNFSKGEEDLMESQVKGIKEAGATVVVTGGKVADMALHYANKYKLMVVRLNSKWDLRRLCKTVGAVALPRITAPTPDEMGHCDNVYLTEVGDTQVVVFKHEKEDGAISTVVIRGSTDNLMDDIERAVDDGVNTFKVLVRDKRLVPGGGATEIELAKQITSYGESCPGLEQYSIKKFADAFEALPRALAENSGVKGNELISKLYAAHHEGSKNTGFDIEGEGPAVKDMLKAGILEPYLVKHWGIRMATNAAITVLRVDQIIMAKPAGGPKTPKQRGHWDKDGWDEEPDHFDTH; encoded by the exons ATGGCCCTTCACGTCCCCAAGGCTCCGGGCTTTGCCCAAATGTTAAAAGATGGTGCAAAG CACTTCTCAGGTCTTGAAGAGGCAGTGTTCCGCAACATCAGAGCATGTAAGGAGCTTTCTCAAACCACTCGCACCGCCTATGGACCTAACG GTATGAACAAAATGGTAATCAACCACTTGGAAAAGCTGTTTGTCACCAATGATGCTGCAACCATCCTCCGCGAGCTCGAG GTGCAACACCCAGCAGCCAAAATGATCGTGATGGCTTCGCACATGCAAGAGCAGGAAGTGGGAGATGGAACCAACTTCGTCCTGGTGTTTGCTGGGGCTCTACTGGAGGTGGCTGAGGAGCTCCTCAGAATGGGATTATCTGTATCAGAG gTGATTGAAGGCTATGAGAAGGCCTGCAAGAAAGCCCTGGAGATCCTGCCGGACTGCGTTTGCTCATCAGCCAAGAACCTCCGCGATGTCAACGAGGCGGCTTCCTACATCCGCACCGCCGTCATGAGCAAACAGTACGGCAACGAGGACTTTTTTGCCAACCTTATCGCTCAAGCATGCG TTTCCATTTTCCCAGAGTCCGGCAGTTTCAATGTTGATAACGTCAGAGTATGCAAAATCTTG GGTTGTGGGGTGACTGCATCATCCATGCTGCACGGAATGGTCTTTAAGAAGGAGGCAGAAGGAGACGTCACATCTGTTAAGGACGCCAAAATCGCTGTGTTTTCCTGCCCGTTTGACTGCATGGTGACAGAAACAAAG GGAACAGTGTTGATAAATAACGCACAGGAGCTCCTGAACTTCAGTAAGGGAGAGGAGGACCTGATGGAGTCTCAGGTCAAAGGCATCAAGGAAGCCGGCGCCACCGTGGTGGTAACGGGAGGCAAAGTGGCCGACATGGCGCTCCACTACGCCAACAAGTACAAGCTGATGGTGGTCAG GCTGAACAGCAAGTGGGACCTCCGGAGGTTATGCAAGACTGTGGGCGCTGTCGCTCTGCCCAGAATA ACCGCTCCCACCCCAGATGAAATGGGCCACTGTGATAACGTGTACTTGACAGAAGTGGGAGACACTCAGGTGGTGGTTTTCAAACACG aaaaagaagatgGAGCCATTTCAACAGTGGTGATCCGAGGCTCCACTGATAACCTGATGGATGACATTGAGAGAGCTGTCGACGATGGAGTCAACACCTTCAAGGTTCTGGTCAGG GACAAACGGCTGGTCCCTGGGGGAGGAGCCACAGAGATTGAGCTGGCCAAGCAGATCACCTCATATGGAGAG TCCTGCCCTGGTCTGGAGCAGTATTCTATCAAAAAGTTTGCCGATGCCTTCGAGGCGCTGCCCCGCGCTCTGGCCGAGAACTCCGGGGTCAAAGGaaatgagctcatttctaaaCTGTACGCTGCTCATCACGAGGGGAGCAAAAACACAGGCTTCGACATAGAG GGAGAGGGCCCTGCAGTGAAGGACATGCTGAAAGCTGGCATCCTGGAGCCATACCTGGTCAAACACTGGGGCATCAGGATGGCCACCAATGCTGCTATCACAGTGCTGAGAGTGGATCAG ATCATCATGGCTAAGCCTGCAGGGGGACCCAAAACTCCCAAACAGAGAGGCCATTGGGACAAGGATGGTTGGGATGAGGAGCCTGATCACTTTGACACCCATTAG
- the rskrb gene encoding ribosomal protein S6 kinase-related protein isoform X2: protein MGADGSKNKRPSGQADEHISSGWRSFLSSVGLSIPASLCRLAPPALRLGQHRMLHDKIPEVPEHVLRLAGVGPGKLRAEWSLPGFVSMFLPEFPHRSVPGHEHFQVLGYIAKGSFGPILKVKDKTKQRVYAVKVIPKSEILKLGVLEQSKEEVIIQRQVRHPFVHDLQDCWQTQRHLYIMCDYCSTGDLYTYWQMIGQFSEDTVRVFAAELGCALGFLHDFGVIHRDVKMENILLTDNGHLRLADFGLSRRLERGGRAFTICGTIQYMAPEVLSGGPYNHAADWWSLGILLFSLTTGKFPVLPEPDHCSMLRKVRSFPYEMPLSFSPQLSLLLSELLCKTPSRRLRTLDRFKRQTFFHQSTFDLELMQRRPVEVILELRERPDRAAKARRGLTLSLQPLKGFDYDSLLSPPPTPDTQLDACTPSRTPAPPLPGPPPQLPQEKRARREVFV, encoded by the exons ATGGGGGCCGACGGTAGTAAAAACAAG AGGCCTTCAGGACAGGCCGACGAGCACATCTCGTCTGGGTGGCGCAGCTTCCTCTCCAGCGTGGGTCTGTCCATCCCAGCAAGCCTCTGTCGTCTGGCTCCGCCCGCCCTGCGCCTCGGCCAGCATCGAATGCTCCACGACAAGATTCCCGAGGTCCCAGAGCACGTGCTGAGGCTGGCAGGAGTCGGCCCGGGTAAGCTGAGGGCAGAGTGGAGCCTGCCAGGGTTTGTTTCCATGTTCCTGCCCGAGTTCCCCCACAGATCTGTGCCTGGGCACGAACACTTTCAG GTGTTGGGTTACATTGCCAAAGGTTCATTTGGGCCCATCCTGAAAGTAAAGGACAAAACCAAGCAGAGAGTTTACGCTGTTAAA GTTATACCCAAGTCTGAAATTCTGAAGCTGGGAGTCCTAGAGCAATCAAAAGAGGAAGTTATAATCCAG CGTCAGGTTCGCCACCCATTTGTCCATGACCTCCAGGACTGCTGGCAGACTCAGCGCCACCTCTACATTA TGTGCGACTACTGCAGCACAGGCGACTTGTACACTTACTGGCAGATGATTGGTCAGTTCTCCGAGGACACAGTGCGAGTGTTTGCAGCAGAGCTGGGATGTGCACTTG ggtttttgcatgattttggAGTCATTCACAGAGATGTGAAG atggAGAATATCTTGCTGACTGACAACG GCCACCTCCGTCTGGCTGACTTTGGTTTGTCCCGTCGCCtggagagaggaggaagagcctTCACCATATGTGGAACCATCCAGTATATGG CCCCGGAGGTGCTGAGTGGTGGACCCTACAACCATGCAGCTGATTGGTGGTCTCTGGGCATTCTGCTCTTCTCTCTGACCACTGGGAAG TTCCCTGTGCTTCCAGAACCGGATCACTGCAGTATGTTGAGGAAAGTGAGGAGTTTTCCATATGAAATGCCGCTAAGCTTCAGCCCCCAACTGTCCTTGTTATTGAGTGAG CTTTTATGCAAGACTCCGTCCCGCCGCTTGAGAACTCTCGATCGTTTCAAACGACAGACCTTCTTCCACCAATCAACATTTGACCTTGAGCTTATGCAGCGTCGCCCCGTGGAG GTGATTCTGGAGCTCAGAGAAAGACCAGACCGAGCGGCCAAGGCTCGCAGAGGCCTCACTTTGTCCCTGCAGCCTCTGAAGGGCTTCGACTATGACTCCCTCCTTAGCCCTCCTCCCACACCGGACACACAGCTGGACGCGTGCACTCCTTCACGCACGCCGGCGCCCCCACTGCCCGGCCCGCCACCGCAGCTACCTCAGGAAAAACGTGCACGCAGGGAAGtgtttgtgtga
- the rskrb gene encoding ribosomal protein S6 kinase-related protein isoform X1, producing MGADGSKNKSHDLPQRPSGQADEHISSGWRSFLSSVGLSIPASLCRLAPPALRLGQHRMLHDKIPEVPEHVLRLAGVGPGKLRAEWSLPGFVSMFLPEFPHRSVPGHEHFQVLGYIAKGSFGPILKVKDKTKQRVYAVKVIPKSEILKLGVLEQSKEEVIIQRQVRHPFVHDLQDCWQTQRHLYIMCDYCSTGDLYTYWQMIGQFSEDTVRVFAAELGCALGFLHDFGVIHRDVKMENILLTDNGHLRLADFGLSRRLERGGRAFTICGTIQYMAPEVLSGGPYNHAADWWSLGILLFSLTTGKFPVLPEPDHCSMLRKVRSFPYEMPLSFSPQLSLLLSELLCKTPSRRLRTLDRFKRQTFFHQSTFDLELMQRRPVEVILELRERPDRAAKARRGLTLSLQPLKGFDYDSLLSPPPTPDTQLDACTPSRTPAPPLPGPPPQLPQEKRARREVFV from the exons ATGGGGGCCGACGGTAGTAAAAACAAG TCCCATGATCTTCCCCAGAGGCCTTCAGGACAGGCCGACGAGCACATCTCGTCTGGGTGGCGCAGCTTCCTCTCCAGCGTGGGTCTGTCCATCCCAGCAAGCCTCTGTCGTCTGGCTCCGCCCGCCCTGCGCCTCGGCCAGCATCGAATGCTCCACGACAAGATTCCCGAGGTCCCAGAGCACGTGCTGAGGCTGGCAGGAGTCGGCCCGGGTAAGCTGAGGGCAGAGTGGAGCCTGCCAGGGTTTGTTTCCATGTTCCTGCCCGAGTTCCCCCACAGATCTGTGCCTGGGCACGAACACTTTCAG GTGTTGGGTTACATTGCCAAAGGTTCATTTGGGCCCATCCTGAAAGTAAAGGACAAAACCAAGCAGAGAGTTTACGCTGTTAAA GTTATACCCAAGTCTGAAATTCTGAAGCTGGGAGTCCTAGAGCAATCAAAAGAGGAAGTTATAATCCAG CGTCAGGTTCGCCACCCATTTGTCCATGACCTCCAGGACTGCTGGCAGACTCAGCGCCACCTCTACATTA TGTGCGACTACTGCAGCACAGGCGACTTGTACACTTACTGGCAGATGATTGGTCAGTTCTCCGAGGACACAGTGCGAGTGTTTGCAGCAGAGCTGGGATGTGCACTTG ggtttttgcatgattttggAGTCATTCACAGAGATGTGAAG atggAGAATATCTTGCTGACTGACAACG GCCACCTCCGTCTGGCTGACTTTGGTTTGTCCCGTCGCCtggagagaggaggaagagcctTCACCATATGTGGAACCATCCAGTATATGG CCCCGGAGGTGCTGAGTGGTGGACCCTACAACCATGCAGCTGATTGGTGGTCTCTGGGCATTCTGCTCTTCTCTCTGACCACTGGGAAG TTCCCTGTGCTTCCAGAACCGGATCACTGCAGTATGTTGAGGAAAGTGAGGAGTTTTCCATATGAAATGCCGCTAAGCTTCAGCCCCCAACTGTCCTTGTTATTGAGTGAG CTTTTATGCAAGACTCCGTCCCGCCGCTTGAGAACTCTCGATCGTTTCAAACGACAGACCTTCTTCCACCAATCAACATTTGACCTTGAGCTTATGCAGCGTCGCCCCGTGGAG GTGATTCTGGAGCTCAGAGAAAGACCAGACCGAGCGGCCAAGGCTCGCAGAGGCCTCACTTTGTCCCTGCAGCCTCTGAAGGGCTTCGACTATGACTCCCTCCTTAGCCCTCCTCCCACACCGGACACACAGCTGGACGCGTGCACTCCTTCACGCACGCCGGCGCCCCCACTGCCCGGCCCGCCACCGCAGCTACCTCAGGAAAAACGTGCACGCAGGGAAGtgtttgtgtga
- the aldocb gene encoding fructose-bisphosphate aldolase C-B, which yields MTHQYPALTPEQKKELQEIAQRIVAPGKGILAADESTGSMAKRLNPIGVENTEENRRRYRQLLFTADQRIDSCIGGVIFFHETLYQKTDDGVPFAQLIKDRGIVVGIKVDKGVVPLAGTNGETTTQGLDGLSERCAQYKKDGADFAKWRCVLKISETTPSELAIFENANVLARYASICQQNGIVPIVEPEILPDGDHDLKRCQYVTEKVLAAVYKALSDHHVYLEGTLLKPNMVTPGHSCPTKFSNQEIAMATVTALRRTVPPAVTGVTFLSGGQSEEEASVNLNAINTCPLLKPWALTFSYGRALQASALNAWKGVLNNEKAATEEFIKRAEANGLAALGKYVSSGTGTAASQSLYVANHAY from the exons ATGACTCACCAGTACCCCGCGCTGACTCCTGAGCAGAAGAAGGAGCTCCAGGAAATTGCTCAGAGGATAGTCGCTCCAGGAAAGGGCATCCTGGCCGCAGATGAGTCCACTG GCAGCATGGCCAAGCGTTTGAACCCCATTGGGGTTGAGAACACGGAGGAGAACCGGCGCCGGTACCGCCAGCTGCTCTTCACCGCCGACCAGCGCATCGACAGCTGCATCGGAGGGGTCATCTTCTTCCACGAAACCCTCTACCAGAAAACCGACGATGGCGTCCCCTTCGCCCAGCTCATCAAAGACCGTGGCATTGTTGTTGGCATCAAG GTGGATAAGGGTGTCGTCCCTCTCGCCGGAACAAACGGAGAGACCACAACTCAGG GTCTGGACGGACTGTCTGAGCGTTGTGCCCAGTACAAGAAAGACGGCGCAGACTTCGCCAAGTGGCGTTGTGTGCTGAAGATCAGCGAAACCACACCCTCTGAGCTGGCCATCTTTGAGAACGCTAACGTGCTGGCCCGATACGCTAGCATCTGCCAGCAG AATGGAATTGTTCCTATTGTGGAGCCTGAGATCCTTCCTGATGGAGACCATGACCTGAAGCGCTGCCAGTACGTCACAGAGAAg GTCCTAGCTGCAGTCTACAAGGCTCTCTCAGACCATCATGTGTACCTGGAGGGGACATTGCTGAAGCCTAACATGGTCACTCCTGGACACTCCTGTCCCACCAAGTTCAGTAACCAGGAGATCGCCATGGCTACCGTCACTGCCCTGCGCCGCACAGTGCCTCCAGCTGTCACAG GAGTTACATTCTTGTCTGGCGGCCAGTCTGAAGAGGAGGCCAGCGTGAACCTGAACGCCATCAACACCTGCCCGCTCCTCAAGCCCTGGGCTCTGACCTTCTCCTACGGCCGTGCCCTGCAGGCCTCCGCCCTCAACGCCTGGAAGGGAGTGCTCAACAATGAGAAAGCCGCCACTGAGGAATTCATCAAGCGCGCTGAG gCGAACGGGCTGGCTGCTCTTGGCAAGTACGTGTCATCTGGAACCGGCACCGCCGCCTCACAGTCTCTCTACGTGGCGAACCACGCCTACTAA